The genomic region GAGCGACTGGAAGTGCAGGTCCACGCCGATCGAGCCCTCCTCGTCGCTCAGCCGGTTGGGCACCTTGAACGCCAGGTGCGGCTTCATCCGCTGCAGCACCTCGTCGAAGTTGTCGGGGTTGATCTCCACGAACTTGCGGTCGCGCAGCCGCGCCAGCGGCTCCTCGGGCTGCCCGGTGAGGTCGGCCAGCACGCCCATCACGAAGGGAAGCTCCTTCATCTCGATGGCCCCGCCCGTCTCCACCTCGTAGCTGATCTGCACCCGGGGCGCGCGGACGCGGCCCAGCTTGGCCTGGATGCTTTCTGCCATCGTGTGCTCCTGATCTGGCGTTGCGGGGTGGAGCCGGCGCGGCGGCCGGGTCGCGGGAACTCGGGATGAATGGGAGACGACGGAAAACCGGCGCGTTGTCGCTGCGATGATGAACGCCCTGCCGGAACCGGCTTTTTCGCGGCGGTGATGCGGGACCCGTCCCCCGCCGCACCGCTCAGGCTAGGGGCGGCACGGACGCCGCACATGGGCAGTCCTGCCTATTTTCCCGCCCTCCGTTTCCCGTCCGACGCAGATCCCCAAAACAGAAGGCTCACGCAGAGTCAGCAGGGTCAGCAGGGAAGAAGCTGCAGTTCTCTGCTGCCTCTGCTGCTCTGCGCCTGCGTGAGACCATTCTGTTTCAATCAAGAACCGGCGCCGGCGC from Longimicrobium sp. harbors:
- the tssB gene encoding type VI secretion system contractile sheath small subunit, with the translated sequence MAESIQAKLGRVRAPRVQISYEVETGGAIEMKELPFVMGVLADLTGQPEEPLARLRDRKFVEINPDNFDEVLQRMKPHLAFKVPNRLSDEEGSIGVDLHFQSLDDFSPDRVAEQVEPLRKLLELRRQLSDLRGSLQGNDKLEEVLQATLHDQEALSRLKEELQPAEAPDV